In one Lycium barbarum isolate Lr01 chromosome 7, ASM1917538v2, whole genome shotgun sequence genomic region, the following are encoded:
- the LOC132604422 gene encoding fruit-specific protein-like, with product MARKCQSHKLANLFGILLVAVLAVNTFLSSNTGAMAVRDLPFEFEVFEQILLPDLTIKSCGSVCNTDEDCKPLRVCSSCRWSVRGRLACILPRAST from the exons ATGGCTAGGAAGTGTCAATCTCACAAGCTAGCTAACCTTTTTGGCATTCTCCTAGTAGCAGTACTGGCTG TTAATACATTTTTGTCTTCAAACACCGGAGCGATGGCTGTGCGAGACCTACCATTTGAATTTGAAGTGTTTGAGCAGATTCTACTCCCAGATCTTACCATAAAAAGTTGTGGCTCTGTTTGTAATACTGATGAGGACTGCAAACCACTTCGAGTTTGTTCAAGTTGTCGCTGGAGTGTGAGGGGAAGATTGGCTTGCATCCTGCCACGCGCATCCACTTGA